A single Hypanus sabinus isolate sHypSab1 chromosome 24, sHypSab1.hap1, whole genome shotgun sequence DNA region contains:
- the LOC132380709 gene encoding C3a anaphylatoxin chemotactic receptor-like, with the protein MSFSEGIYNSTLTGNLSSYNYTDSGFSMEWGAPSVVSMFINILTVLLGVPGNGAVIWVTGFKMESKAHTVCFMKLAVADLMYCLLLPLLMVGIAKYIDNIVSIICNTIMLLTTFASIYLLCLISLYRCLAITRPIWFQQHLRLVWVRATCFVVWVITILQFPFSTMQILGAFSFGLPFVIMVISYAVVGWRLHGERFVKSRKPIGLLVNAVAAFVICWLPFSVCLLLPNDVVVAGDWFDFTHALASFNSALNPLIYVFAGNDFRQVFRRSLFASLRLAFAEHELQRETSNRISTSNTNV; encoded by the coding sequence ATGTCGTTCTCTGAAGGAATATATAATTCGACGCTCACTGGGAATCTCTCCTCTTACAACTACACAGACAGTGGATTCAGCATGGAGTGGGGAGCACCTTCCGTCGTGTCAATGTTCATCAACATCCTCACCGTCCTACTTGGCGTCCCGGGCAATGGAGCCGTCATCTGGGTGACGGGCTTCAAAATGGAGAGTAAGGCCCACACTGTGTGCTTCATGAAACTGGCCGTGGCTGACCTGATGTATTGCCTGCTTCTCCCCTTACTCATGGTCGGCATCGCTAAGTACATTGACAATATCGTTTCGATAATATGTAATACAATTATGCTCCTGACCACTTTTGCCAGCATATATCTGTTATGTCTGATCAGCCTCTATCGCTGCCTGGCTATTACACGGCCCATCTGGTTCCAGCAACATCTGCGCCTCGTTTGGGTACGTGCGACCTGCTTCGTGGTCTGGGTCATAACCATCCTTCAGTTTCCTTTCAGTACTATGCAAATTTTGGGTGCCTTCAGCTTCGGTCTCCCCTTTGTGATTATGGTTATTAGTTACGCCGTCGTTGGCTGGAGGCTGCACGGGGAGAGGTTCGTTAAGTCCAGGAAGCCCATAGGCCTGCTCGTGAACGCGGTCGCCGCCTTTGTGATCTGCTGGCTCCCCTTCAGTGTCTGCCTCCTCCTACCAAACGACGTCGTTGTTGCTGGGGACTGGTTCGATTTCACTCATGCCCTGGCCTCATTCAACAGCGCCCTCAACCCCCTCATCTACGTCTTCGCCGGCAACGATTTCCGTCAGGTGTTTAGGCGCTCCCTGTTTGCTTCGCTCCGGCTGGCCTTCGCCGAGCATGAGCTACAGCGTGAGACTTCGAACCGCATTTCCACCTCAAATACGAATGTCTGA